A stretch of Brassica napus cultivar Da-Ae chromosome C6, Da-Ae, whole genome shotgun sequence DNA encodes these proteins:
- the LOC106357516 gene encoding uncharacterized protein LOC106357516 isoform X2 produces MNEQKSKKPMTASDYVKNQPHLQGKILTPNPYSALAEYPPLSYAKVAAEGSTSKATVSTTKEPETSTKPTYYVKPQKQHLMTTQFTKPITLPQLKTFVNRAFYPDCPYPTDNITKNHTFYEFILVDSRSIEVTHYPDPKDKNSIAYSTCKILNIYQSKDLGFIHHHSTKPFVTPGFHIQGYTYTDYQNAFFRAFYLRPYDHSWFFSFDQSCSKAIPGWFAEWWYWFGPSDAIYPTSLLKTSFEFYKKHIPDQPIGPLNKIYFHIDMGIPWICSWHFQLSLHLQDMPYSLLREFRVKWWEKYNLDRCSYSNIQKYFDTIKQAKHAVQTVSKSIPLLLPSQRPQPTPKPSSPATSTAYSSEIKKSKQSKKEKLAQLIDQLMHSSSDEEGEVKHDTQDLFGGPLAQDPFEE; encoded by the coding sequence ATGAATGAACAGAAGAGCAAAAAACCGATGACAGCATCAGATTACGTCAAGAACCAACCACATCTACAAGGGAAAATTCTTACACCAAATCCATACTCAGCATTGGCGGAATATCCACCACTATCTTATGCAAAAGTAGCCGCAGAAGGATCTACTTCAAAGGCGACTGTCTCAACTACCAAAGAACCCGAAACCTCAACCAAACCAACTTACTAcgtcaaacctcaaaaacaacACCTAATGACTACTCAATTCACCAAGCCCATAACCTTACCCCAACTAAAAACCTTCGTAAACAGGGCCTTCTATCCAGACTGTCCCTATCCAACCGACAACATAACCAAAAACCACACCTTCTATGAGTTTATCCTAGTAGACTCTAGATCAATTGAGGTAACCCATTACCCAGATCCAAAAGACAAAAACAGTATTGCATACTCAACCTGCAAAATCCTAAACATATACCAATCCAAAGACCTTGGATTCATCCATCATCACTCAACCAAACCTTTTGTTACACCTGGCTTTCATATTCAAGGATACACTTATACCGATTATCAAAACGCCTTTTTCAGGGCATTCTACCTCAGACCTTATGACCACTCCTGGTTCTTTAGCTTCGACCAAAGCTGCTCAAAAGCAATACCCGGATGGTTTGCAGAATGGTGGTACTGGTTCGGGCCATCAGACGCAATTTACCCAACCAGCCTACTCAAGACTTCCTTCGAGTTCTACAAGAAACATATACCCGATCAACCTATAGGACCATTAAACAAGATATATTTCCACATCGACATGGGCATTCCCTGGATATGCTCCTGGCATTTTCAACTGTCCCTGCATCTTCAAGACATGCCCTATTCTCTTCTCAGAGAGTTCAGGGTAAAATGGTGGGAAAAATATAATCTCGACCGATGTAGCTACTCCAACATCCAAAAATACTTCGACACAATAAAACAAGCTAAACACGCTGTACAAACAGTTTCGAAGTCAATTCCCCTGCTCTTACCAAGTCAGCGACCACAACCTACTCCAAAACCATCAAGTCCCGCTACTTCAACTGCATATTCTTCAGAAATAAAAAAGTCCAAacaatcaaaaaaagaaaaactcgcTCAACTTATAGATCAACTAATGCATTCAAGTtcagatgaagaaggagaagttaAACACGATACACAAGATCTATTCGGAGGACCTCTAGCACAGGATCCCTtcgaagaataa
- the LOC106357516 gene encoding uncharacterized protein LOC106357516 isoform X1, with the protein MISKETDIPFFNWFESYANANNINYAFKSININSTLSQVWEQTDGNKIRSIHPPLKDIKINTANRQVIATPFKTGANKDDKDSIHMQDIKSIYQQNNYQSQILHTISRQIDEIDIKINNNKTNKQEQHPLSSITPPIFKPMNMQVKLPNNPILTSIAVKLDKLDKSKNINIIDEDDDESTSTTVSEDKPIINRIKNKSTKPYYKRNTPPDLLFEEHHKYSANMYSGDGIYEWNIDGRSEYKIMNLLQEMGMAAMAYKAKGNDDKQSCVLLIVGFNGALRYWWDNSLEYVTREAIINHTDTKTVENNEGEIKEVEIQNAVEVLIHIITMHFIGNPKEELESKKIILTNLRCPTLGDFKWYKDVFITNIFQRNDCTQAFWKERFISGLPTYFAERITNKLKEYSGGQPIPWNSITYGQLFAFIKKEGLSICQDHKDKKRNEKFKFKTNMGSFCDNMDIISSIPHQDLKELNIKIIKIIIGDLINNIIITKKNLIKNLMINITPKTENLINQMIDRKLYVGTVKDQDISPQNVK; encoded by the coding sequence atgatatccAAAGAAACGGACATTCCATTTTTCAATTGGTTTGAAAGTTATGCAAACGCcaacaatataaattatgcatTCAAATcaattaatataaattcaacATTGAGCCAAGTCTGGGAACAAACGGATGGAAACAAAATAAGATCAATCCATCCACCTCTGaaggatataaaaataaatactgcAAATAGACAAGTTATTGCAACCCCGTTTAAGACTGGAGCTAATAAAGATGATAAAGATTCAATTCATATGCAAGATATAAAATCCATATATCAACAAAACAATTATCAAAGCCAGATATTACACACAATATCTAGACAAATAGAtgaaatagatataaaaataaataataacaagaCTAATAAACAAGAACAACATCCCTTGTCATCCATAACTCCACCAATCTTTAAACCAATGAATATGCAAGTAAAATTACCAAATAATCCAATTTTAACATCAATTGCAGTTAAACTAGATAAACTAGACAaaagcaaaaatataaatatcatagatgaagatgatgatgaatcaaCTTCAACTACAGTATCTGAAGACAAACCAATAATCAatcgaataaaaaataaatcaacaaaaccatatTACAAGAGAAATACTCCACCAGATTTATTATTTGAAGAACACCATAAATATTCCGCAAACATGTATTCTGGAGACGGAATATATGAATGGAATATTGATGGAAGATCAGAATacaaaataatgaatttattgcAAGAAATGGGAATGGCCGCCATGGCCTATAAAGCAAAAGGAAATGATGATAAGCAATCATGTGTTTTATTAATAGTAGGATTTAATGGAGCATTAAGATACTGGTGGGATAACTCCCTAGAATATGTTACTCGAGAAGCAATTATTAATCATACTGATACTAAAACAGTAGAAAATAATGAAGGAGAAATAAAAGAAGTAGAAATACAAAACGCAGTAGAAGTATTAATACATATTATAACTATGCACTTTATAGGAAATCCAAAAGAAGAATTAGAAAGCAAGAAAATAATCTTAACCAATTTAAGATGTCCAACATTAGGAGATTTTAAATGGTATAAAGATGTATTTATAACAAACATATTTCAAAGAAATGATTGTACTCAAGCCTTCTGGAAAGAAAGATTTATATCAGGATTACCAACTTATTTCGCAGAAAGAAtaacaaacaaattaaaagaatactcaGGAGGACAGCCAATCCCTTGGAATTCAATAACTTATGGGCAGTTATTCGCGTTTATTAAAAAAGAAGGATTATCAATATGCCAAGACCACaaagataaaaagagaaatgaaaaattcaaatttaaaactaatatggGATCATTTTGTGACAATATGGATATAATCAGCTCAATCCCCCATCAAGATCTAAaagaattaaatataaaaataatcaaaataattataggaGACCTTATCAATAACataataatcacaaaaaaaaatttaataaaaaatttaatgatcAATATTACTCCAAAAACAGAAAACCTTATAAACCAAATGATAGACAGAAAATTGTATGTTGGAACTGTAAAAGACCAGGACATAAGTCCTCAGaatgtaaaatga
- the LOC106357516 gene encoding uncharacterized protein LOC106357516 isoform X3 — MIRTPLVTTSPRRNVIVIQGDEGSMTSKAVIEGVVDSPANRETRKEPDRPSSSKAVKQDLPKASNTLKEPDRPSSSKAVKQDLPKASNTLKVFQAASPKVAVRPLASQQLSRIKTEPDRPSSGKAVKQDLPKASNTLKEPDRPSSSKSVKQDLPKASNTLKGTDDPSTNIAIIPATNKKTLKVKIYMGTGWDTDFPKLHRAHDTWWQDPEDCPQTQLDTQLGRGICVSAI, encoded by the exons ATGATAAGGACGCCACTTGTAACGACTTCCCCCCGTCGTAACGTGATCGTTATCCAA GGGGACGAAGGTTCAATGACTAGCAAGGCGGTTATTGAAGGTGTCGTTGATTCACCAGCAAATCGAGAAACACGGAAG GAGCCAGACCGTCCAAGTTCTAGCAAAGCTGTTAAACAAGATCTGCCAAAGGCTTCAAATACTTTAAAG GAGCCAGACCGTCCAAGTTCTAGCAAAGCTGTTAAACAAGATCTGCCAAAGGCTTCAAATACTTTAAAG GTGTTCCAGGCAGCAAGTCCGAAAGTGGCAGTAAGACCGTTGGCAAGCCAGCAGTTGAGTCGAATTAAAACG GAGCCAGACCGTCCAAGTTCTGGCAAAGCTGTTAAACAAGATCTGCCAAAGGCTTCAAATACTTTAAAG GAGCCAGACCGTCCAAGTTCTAGCAAATCTGTTAAACAAGATTTGCCAAAGGCTTCAAATACTTTAAAG GGGACAGATGATCCAAGCACTAATATAGCGATTATTCCagctacaaataaaaaaacactaaag GTCAAAATCTATATGGGAACTGGGTGGGACACAGACTTTCCAAAGCTTCATAGAG CTCATGATACATGGTGGCAAGATCCAGAAGACTGTCCACAAACGCAGTTGGACACCCAGTTGGGGAGGGGAATTTGTGTTTCCGCTATCTAG